The proteins below come from a single Natrinema sp. SYSU A 869 genomic window:
- a CDS encoding FAD-dependent oxidoreductase has protein sequence MSAGTTLPDDAGAVIVGAGCVGCSAAYHLTRLGREDVVVVDRGPLFETGGSTSHAPGLVFQTGGSKLMTRMASYTRELYEDLESFRTSGGIEVAYTEDRWDYLKRKRERGQAYGIDGGELLSPAEVADHVPQIDESVIHGGYYVPTDGKAHAVDASATMAEKARAAGTEFYGETTVTDLEVEDGEIRAVVTNRGRIEADEVLLATNIWGPLFGDMVDVDIPLIPCAHQYLVSDDLEELAGANREIEQPLLRHQDRSLYFRQHGERYGVGSYNHEPLLVDPADIYGPEKLEDLGLEYPSLREFTAEHFYENTHPDHEQTAYDAACELVPSLQDAEFESGINGMFCFTPDGMPILGPTAEIDGLWWALAIWVTQSGGAGSIVAHWMEDGVPRLDGERVDATGAHISRFQPHAGSREYTRGRGAQQYQEVYQLVHSREQPQGQRGLRRSPFYQRQAELGAEFYDSGGWETPQWYESNESLLEEYDVPDRPDWLDRNWSKAQGVEHQAVRDRVGMVDMTTYTGIEVTGDGATELLQGLLTNDIDVSPGRIRYAAMCNEDGGILADVTVARFADDRYVVFTGGGNSATLHSRWIREHAPNDGSVSITTHDSSMCGIGVFGPEARNVLSSLVEADLSNDAFPFYTAQESYLESLPVTMLRLSYAGELGWELYTPMEYGAQLWERIEDAGEEYGIVPMGWEALDSTSMEKGFRLWGTDVTPEYNPYEAGIGFAVDLETDFVGKEALLEARDGGIDRKIAPITLDEPGMVVDAGHPVLDPDSGKVLGDVARADYGYTIDAGIAYAYLPAADAEAGRDVEISYENERHPATVRDEPLFDPDREKMIR, from the coding sequence ATGAGTGCAGGGACCACACTTCCCGACGACGCGGGAGCCGTTATTGTCGGTGCCGGCTGCGTCGGCTGTAGCGCCGCGTACCACCTCACCCGCCTCGGCCGCGAGGACGTGGTAGTCGTCGATCGAGGGCCACTGTTCGAGACCGGCGGCTCTACCTCTCACGCCCCCGGGCTAGTGTTCCAGACAGGCGGCAGCAAGCTGATGACGCGGATGGCGTCGTACACGCGCGAACTGTACGAGGACCTCGAGAGCTTCCGGACGAGCGGCGGCATCGAGGTCGCGTACACCGAGGACCGCTGGGACTACCTGAAACGAAAGCGCGAACGGGGCCAGGCCTACGGCATCGACGGCGGTGAACTCCTCTCGCCCGCCGAAGTCGCCGACCACGTCCCGCAGATCGACGAGTCGGTCATCCACGGCGGCTACTACGTCCCGACGGACGGGAAGGCCCACGCCGTCGACGCCTCGGCGACGATGGCCGAGAAGGCTCGAGCGGCGGGTACCGAGTTCTACGGCGAGACGACGGTGACCGATCTCGAGGTCGAGGACGGCGAAATCCGGGCAGTCGTCACCAACCGCGGGCGCATCGAGGCCGACGAGGTGCTCCTCGCGACGAACATCTGGGGCCCGCTGTTCGGCGACATGGTCGACGTCGATATCCCACTGATTCCCTGTGCCCACCAGTATCTCGTCTCGGACGATCTCGAGGAACTTGCGGGCGCAAACCGCGAGATCGAACAGCCGTTGCTCCGCCACCAGGACCGGTCGCTGTACTTCCGCCAGCACGGCGAGCGCTACGGCGTCGGTTCGTACAACCACGAACCGCTGCTGGTCGACCCCGCGGACATCTACGGCCCGGAGAAACTCGAGGATCTGGGCCTCGAGTACCCCTCGCTGCGGGAGTTCACCGCGGAGCACTTCTACGAGAACACCCACCCCGATCACGAGCAGACGGCCTACGACGCGGCCTGCGAACTCGTCCCGTCGCTGCAGGACGCCGAGTTCGAGTCTGGGATCAACGGCATGTTCTGTTTCACCCCCGATGGGATGCCGATCCTCGGCCCGACGGCGGAAATCGACGGGCTCTGGTGGGCGCTCGCGATCTGGGTCACCCAGTCGGGCGGTGCCGGGAGTATCGTCGCCCACTGGATGGAAGACGGCGTCCCCCGCCTCGACGGCGAGCGCGTCGACGCCACGGGGGCACACATCTCGCGGTTCCAACCCCACGCCGGCTCGCGGGAGTACACCCGAGGTCGCGGCGCACAGCAGTATCAGGAGGTCTACCAGCTGGTTCACTCGCGCGAACAGCCCCAGGGCCAGCGCGGCCTCCGGCGAAGTCCCTTCTACCAGCGGCAGGCGGAACTCGGCGCTGAGTTCTATGATTCGGGCGGCTGGGAGACGCCGCAGTGGTACGAGAGCAACGAATCCCTGCTCGAGGAATACGACGTTCCGGACAGGCCCGACTGGCTCGATCGCAACTGGTCGAAAGCGCAGGGCGTCGAGCATCAGGCGGTCCGCGACCGCGTCGGGATGGTCGACATGACCACCTACACCGGGATCGAGGTGACCGGCGACGGTGCGACGGAGCTCCTTCAGGGGCTTCTGACGAACGATATCGACGTCTCGCCGGGCCGGATCCGCTACGCGGCGATGTGCAATGAGGACGGCGGGATCCTCGCGGACGTGACGGTCGCCCGGTTCGCGGACGATCGATATGTGGTGTTTACTGGCGGGGGCAACTCCGCGACGCTACACTCCCGATGGATCCGCGAGCACGCGCCCAACGACGGCTCCGTGTCGATAACGACCCACGACTCGAGCATGTGCGGGATCGGCGTCTTCGGTCCCGAGGCGCGGAACGTCCTGTCGTCGCTCGTCGAGGCGGACCTCTCGAACGACGCGTTCCCGTTCTACACCGCCCAGGAGAGCTACCTCGAGAGCCTCCCCGTCACGATGCTCCGGCTCTCCTACGCCGGGGAGTTGGGCTGGGAACTGTACACGCCGATGGAGTACGGCGCGCAACTCTGGGAACGAATCGAAGACGCCGGCGAGGAGTACGGCATCGTCCCGATGGGCTGGGAAGCCCTCGATTCGACGAGCATGGAGAAGGGGTTCCGGCTGTGGGGGACCGACGTCACTCCCGAATACAATCCCTACGAGGCGGGGATCGGATTTGCGGTCGATCTCGAGACCGATTTCGTCGGCAAGGAGGCGCTGCTCGAGGCTCGCGACGGCGGGATCGACCGAAAAATTGCCCCGATCACGCTCGACGAGCCGGGTATGGTCGTCGACGCCGGGCATCCGGTGCTCGACCCCGACAGCGGCAAGGTGCTCGGTGACGTTGCCCGCGCGGATTACGGCTACACGATCGACGCTGGGATCGCGTATGCCTATCTGCCGGCGGCCGACGCCGAGGCGGGCCGCGACGTCGAGATCAGCTACGAGAACGAACGCCACCCCGCGACGGTCCGAGACGAACCGCTGTTCGATCCCGACCGCGAGAAGATGATCCGTTGA
- the ilvA gene encoding threonine ammonia-lyase gives MNQEERTVEFADIEAARDRLDDESVVKHTPVERSTSLDELTGGEVHLKMEHLQWTGSFKTRGAYNKIAQCVAEGGTERVVAASAGNHAQGVALAATKLGVDSTIVMPKGAPQAKVDATRSYGADVELVGSDFREAMTHAQGLVDDERTAFVHAYDDPAIVAGQGTLGLEMVDDLPSVETIVVPIGGGGLISGIATAFAERSPETRIVGVQASGAATVSESLRKGTPVALDSVDTIADGIATGGISELTLSLINEHVDEVVTVTDGEIARAVLLLLERAKQVVEGAGAASVAAIISDGLDVHGETVMPLLGGGNLDMTMLQTVLVHALTDREQLLRLRVRIDDQPGKMEDVSGIIAEHGANIQTVRHDRSAPELDVGEAYLVFEIETSGSGQSRTIVRSIRDHGYEVRHVNA, from the coding sequence ATGAATCAGGAGGAACGAACCGTCGAGTTCGCCGATATCGAAGCGGCCCGCGACCGGCTCGACGACGAGTCGGTCGTCAAACACACACCGGTCGAACGGAGCACGTCCCTTGACGAACTGACCGGCGGCGAGGTCCACCTCAAGATGGAGCACCTCCAGTGGACGGGCTCGTTCAAGACCCGTGGCGCGTACAACAAGATCGCACAGTGCGTCGCCGAGGGCGGGACGGAGCGGGTCGTCGCGGCCAGCGCCGGCAATCACGCACAGGGCGTCGCGCTCGCGGCGACGAAACTCGGCGTCGACTCGACGATCGTGATGCCCAAAGGGGCACCCCAAGCGAAAGTCGACGCCACCCGGAGCTACGGTGCTGATGTCGAACTCGTCGGCAGCGACTTTCGCGAGGCGATGACACACGCCCAGGGGCTTGTCGACGACGAACGGACGGCGTTCGTTCACGCCTACGACGACCCCGCGATCGTCGCCGGACAGGGGACGCTCGGCCTCGAGATGGTCGATGACCTCCCGTCGGTGGAGACCATCGTCGTCCCGATCGGCGGCGGCGGCCTCATCTCGGGGATCGCGACGGCCTTCGCCGAGCGCTCGCCGGAGACGCGCATCGTCGGCGTGCAGGCGAGCGGCGCGGCGACCGTTTCCGAGAGCCTTCGGAAGGGAACGCCTGTCGCCCTCGACTCCGTGGACACGATCGCGGACGGCATCGCGACCGGCGGCATCTCGGAGTTGACGCTCTCGCTGATCAATGAACACGTCGACGAAGTCGTTACCGTTACCGACGGCGAGATCGCCCGGGCGGTGCTCCTCCTGCTTGAGCGCGCCAAACAGGTCGTCGAGGGTGCCGGCGCGGCGTCGGTCGCCGCGATCATCAGCGACGGACTCGACGTGCACGGCGAGACGGTCATGCCGCTGCTGGGCGGCGGAAACCTCGATATGACGATGTTACAGACCGTACTCGTTCACGCGCTGACCGACCGCGAGCAACTGTTGCGGTTGCGCGTCCGGATCGACGACCAACCCGGCAAGATGGAGGACGTTTCAGGAATCATCGCTGAACATGGCGCCAACATCCAGACCGTCCGCCATGACCGCTCAGCACCCGAACTCGACGTGGGTGAAGCGTACCTGGTCTTCGAGATCGAAACCAGCGGATCGGGCCAATCGCGGACGATCGTCCGGTCGATCCGGGATCACGGCTACGAGGTCCGGCACGTCAACGCGTGA
- a CDS encoding BCCT family transporter, with amino-acid sequence MSDREREGDGAVETFLDELDPTVFGIGFIVAILVVAAFLFRESRTLEIMEGTNEFLWTSLGWAYLVSMFALVAFVLYLIFGPWGNIKLGTEDEDPEFSFLAYFAMLYSAGIAAGIVFWGPAEAIFHYSTPSPFSGVEAESTGAAVSALQYTFFHWGLSAWSAYVIVAIPIAYFAYRRDAPMRISTIIGPIIGFDNLDSPWAKLVDILAVFATIGGIATTLGLVGNQFLVGLEYAGGVEFGDAGTILVITGLTVAFTISVALGVERGIRRISYFNMALFVVLTVAAFILGPTVYIMTVGTQALGAYINEFVSMSFFMGAGETGGQGADAGFVGAWTVFYWAWWFSWAPFVGLFIARISRGRTVRQVAATGVVASTAITIPWFATMGGTSIFMQSNGQADILGTLEAWGFNEAVAGYPLFEALPAGELLTVLFLVLVTTFFVTSADSSTLALGMLTTGGKQKPSTINRVIWGGLMGSLASLLMVAGGTSALQQAAIIAGGPFAIITLIAVGVMIWVFGSRRAVFLREEDRSTTPTGPATSDDD; translated from the coding sequence ATGAGTGATCGCGAACGAGAGGGGGATGGGGCGGTCGAAACCTTCCTCGACGAACTCGATCCCACCGTCTTTGGGATCGGGTTCATCGTTGCCATCCTGGTCGTCGCGGCGTTTCTCTTCCGCGAGAGCCGAACGCTCGAGATCATGGAGGGGACCAACGAATTCCTGTGGACGAGTCTCGGCTGGGCGTATCTCGTCTCGATGTTCGCCCTCGTGGCGTTCGTCTTGTACCTGATCTTCGGCCCGTGGGGCAACATCAAGCTGGGGACGGAGGACGAGGATCCGGAGTTCAGCTTCCTCGCGTACTTCGCGATGCTGTACTCCGCGGGGATCGCGGCCGGCATCGTCTTCTGGGGCCCGGCGGAAGCGATCTTCCACTACTCGACGCCCTCGCCCTTCTCGGGGGTTGAAGCGGAGTCGACGGGTGCCGCCGTCAGCGCGCTCCAGTACACGTTCTTCCACTGGGGGCTCTCGGCGTGGTCGGCGTACGTGATCGTCGCGATTCCGATCGCCTACTTCGCCTACCGCAGGGACGCGCCGATGCGGATCTCGACGATCATCGGTCCGATCATCGGATTCGACAATCTCGACAGTCCTTGGGCGAAGCTCGTGGACATCCTCGCCGTCTTCGCCACCATCGGTGGCATCGCGACGACGCTCGGTCTGGTCGGGAACCAGTTCCTCGTCGGCCTCGAGTACGCCGGTGGCGTCGAGTTCGGCGACGCGGGGACCATCCTCGTGATTACGGGACTAACCGTGGCATTTACCATCTCGGTCGCGCTCGGCGTCGAACGCGGGATCCGCCGCATCTCGTACTTCAACATGGCGCTGTTCGTCGTCCTGACGGTTGCGGCGTTCATCCTCGGACCGACGGTGTACATCATGACCGTCGGGACCCAGGCGCTGGGGGCGTACATCAACGAGTTCGTCTCGATGAGCTTCTTCATGGGCGCGGGTGAAACCGGCGGGCAGGGAGCCGACGCCGGTTTCGTTGGCGCCTGGACCGTCTTCTACTGGGCGTGGTGGTTCTCCTGGGCACCGTTCGTCGGCCTGTTCATCGCCCGTATTTCTCGCGGCCGGACCGTTCGACAGGTCGCCGCGACCGGCGTCGTCGCGTCCACGGCCATCACGATCCCCTGGTTCGCGACGATGGGTGGGACGTCCATCTTCATGCAGTCGAACGGCCAGGCCGACATCCTCGGCACGCTCGAGGCCTGGGGGTTCAACGAGGCCGTCGCCGGCTACCCGCTGTTCGAGGCGCTGCCGGCCGGCGAGTTGCTCACCGTGCTCTTCTTGGTGCTGGTGACGACGTTCTTCGTCACGTCGGCGGACTCCTCAACGCTCGCGCTGGGGATGCTCACCACCGGCGGAAAGCAGAAGCCGTCGACGATCAACCGCGTCATCTGGGGCGGTCTCATGGGCTCGCTGGCCTCGCTGTTGATGGTCGCCGGTGGCACCTCGGCGCTGCAACAGGCTGCGATCATCGCTGGCGGCCCCTTCGCGATCATCACCTTGATCGCCGTCGGCGTCATGATCTGGGTCTTCGGCAGCCGTCGGGCGGTCTTCTTACGCGAAGAAGATCGTTCCACCACCCCGACCGGGCCGGCCACCTCCGACGACGACTGA
- the glyA gene encoding serine hydroxymethyltransferase codes for MSDHLKEGDPAVADAVERERERQESTLGMIASENHVSEAVLAAQGTALTNKYAEGYPGSRYYGGCEHVDEVERLAIERATSLWGADHVNVQPHSGTQANMGVYFAALEPGETILSLDLTHGGHLSHGHHVNFSGQLYEVEQYEVDPETGYIDYDALADQARAVDPAMIVSGSSAYPREFDWERIGEIADTVDAFHLADIAHITGLVAAGVHSSPIEHADFVTGSTHKTIRSGRGGIIMCDEGYADDVDSAVFPGSQGGPLMHNIAGKAVGFGEALQPEFEDYASRTVENASALADVLRDRGLSLVSGGTDKHLVLVDLRDSHPDLTGDDAEAALSEVGIVLNKNTVPGETRSPFVTSGIRIGTPALTTRGFGPEEIETVAHHIADVLDAPGDDATLERVSESVDELCETFPVYE; via the coding sequence ATGTCGGACCACCTCAAAGAGGGCGATCCGGCGGTCGCCGACGCCGTCGAACGCGAACGCGAGCGCCAGGAGTCGACGCTAGGAATGATCGCCTCGGAGAACCACGTTTCCGAAGCCGTTCTCGCCGCGCAGGGAACCGCGCTGACCAACAAGTACGCGGAGGGGTATCCCGGTTCGCGCTACTACGGCGGCTGCGAACACGTCGACGAGGTCGAACGGTTGGCGATCGAGCGAGCGACGTCGCTGTGGGGAGCCGATCACGTCAACGTCCAGCCCCACTCGGGCACCCAGGCGAACATGGGCGTCTACTTCGCCGCCCTCGAGCCGGGCGAGACGATCCTCTCGTTGGATCTCACCCACGGCGGGCACCTCAGCCACGGCCACCACGTCAACTTCTCCGGGCAGCTCTACGAGGTCGAGCAGTACGAAGTCGACCCGGAAACGGGGTACATCGACTACGACGCACTCGCCGACCAGGCTCGCGCGGTCGACCCGGCGATGATTGTTAGCGGCTCCTCGGCGTATCCGCGCGAGTTCGACTGGGAGCGCATCGGAGAGATCGCTGACACCGTCGACGCGTTCCACCTCGCCGATATCGCCCACATCACCGGGCTCGTCGCGGCCGGCGTTCACTCGAGTCCGATCGAGCACGCCGACTTCGTCACCGGCAGCACGCACAAAACCATCCGATCCGGCCGGGGCGGGATCATCATGTGCGACGAGGGGTACGCCGACGATGTCGACAGCGCGGTCTTCCCCGGGAGTCAGGGTGGGCCGCTCATGCACAACATCGCCGGCAAGGCCGTCGGTTTCGGGGAAGCCCTCCAGCCCGAGTTCGAGGATTACGCCTCCCGGACCGTCGAAAACGCATCGGCGCTCGCGGACGTCCTCCGTGATCGGGGGCTGTCGCTGGTCTCCGGCGGCACCGACAAGCACCTCGTACTCGTCGACCTCCGGGATTCGCATCCCGACCTCACCGGCGACGACGCCGAAGCGGCCCTCTCGGAAGTCGGCATCGTCCTCAACAAGAACACCGTCCCGGGGGAGACCCGGTCACCGTTCGTCACCAGTGGGATCCGGATCGGCACGCCCGCGCTGACGACCCGCGGGTTCGGTCCCGAGGAAATCGAGACGGTCGCCCACCACATCGCCGACGTGCTCGACGCGCCCGGGGACGACGCGACGCTCGAGCGAGTGTCCGAGTCGGTCGACGAGCTTTGTGAAACGTTCCCCGTGTACGAATAA
- a CDS encoding Rid family detoxifying hydrolase translates to MKRSISTDGAPAAVGAYSQVTATDDFLFTAGQLPLTADGELLDDASVADQTRQCLNNVAAILEAEGASLENVLKITIFLNDIDDFEAMNETYADYFEESPPARSAVEVGHVPKGAALEVEAIATVE, encoded by the coding sequence ATGAAGCGCAGTATCAGTACGGACGGTGCGCCCGCGGCAGTCGGCGCGTATAGTCAGGTGACCGCCACCGACGACTTCCTGTTCACCGCCGGGCAGCTCCCACTCACCGCTGACGGCGAACTACTCGACGATGCGTCGGTCGCCGACCAGACTCGCCAGTGTCTCAACAACGTCGCGGCGATCCTCGAGGCGGAGGGCGCGAGCCTCGAGAACGTCCTGAAGATTACCATCTTCCTGAACGATATCGACGATTTCGAGGCGATGAACGAGACCTACGCCGACTACTTCGAGGAATCGCCGCCGGCGAGAAGCGCCGTCGAGGTCGGTCACGTCCCAAAGGGTGCCGCCCTCGAGGTTGAGGCTATTGCGACGGTCGAGTAG
- a CDS encoding ubiquitin-like small modifier protein 2 translates to MNVTVDVKGEDTYELDLEVVAGTAADADAIGASAADATPTYADLLREVELSPHEVSVLVDGRPVPEDQPVETDHVTVLRLIKGG, encoded by the coding sequence ATGAACGTCACCGTCGACGTCAAAGGCGAAGACACCTACGAACTCGATCTCGAGGTGGTGGCAGGGACCGCGGCCGACGCCGACGCAATTGGCGCTTCCGCTGCCGACGCGACGCCGACCTACGCGGACCTGCTCCGCGAGGTCGAGTTGAGTCCCCACGAGGTGAGCGTCCTCGTCGACGGGCGTCCGGTTCCCGAGGATCAGCCGGTCGAGACCGACCACGTGACGGTGTTGCGACTTATCAAGGGTGGGTAA
- a CDS encoding polymer-forming cytoskeletal protein: MLFGTDSLSRFAVALLIALVVVTGTVPVTVAAQTDGQTGGTVVVEEGETVDSLDAFGGSVVVRGTVTSDVSAVGGDVRIERTGEVGGDLEAAGGSVTIAGTAGGDVNVGAGSLTITETGTVGNTLTAGVGSATIDGTVEGDAEIGAETIRLGESASIAGDLRYDGDLEGNTDAVAGDIVEDSSLGIDVAPTIQPFASWLFTAYVLAVNLLLGAVLLALFPRFSDGVADRVASGPLRSGLVGLLVFVGIPILLIALAITVVGIPLSFVGGFVFALLLWIGIIYGRFAVAMWILSLVGLGNRWLALVVGLVAGAALSRLPVPIVGEAINLLVLLLGLGALVRGLYGHWRTARNRDREQRVGPGPDEPTAD, translated from the coding sequence ATGCTGTTCGGAACCGACTCACTGTCACGATTCGCTGTTGCACTGCTGATCGCCCTCGTTGTCGTCACCGGCACCGTCCCGGTGACGGTCGCCGCCCAGACCGACGGCCAGACCGGCGGGACGGTCGTCGTCGAGGAGGGCGAGACGGTCGACAGTCTCGATGCGTTCGGCGGGAGCGTCGTCGTCCGCGGGACTGTCACCAGCGATGTTAGCGCCGTCGGCGGGGACGTGCGGATCGAGCGCACCGGCGAGGTCGGCGGCGACCTCGAGGCCGCCGGCGGGAGTGTGACCATCGCCGGGACCGCCGGCGGTGACGTCAACGTCGGCGCAGGGAGCCTCACCATCACCGAGACCGGCACCGTCGGCAACACTCTCACGGCCGGCGTCGGGAGCGCGACGATCGACGGCACGGTCGAGGGCGACGCCGAAATCGGAGCCGAGACGATCCGGCTGGGGGAGAGCGCCTCGATTGCGGGCGATCTGCGGTACGACGGCGATCTCGAGGGCAACACCGACGCAGTCGCGGGCGACATCGTAGAGGATTCCTCGCTCGGTATCGACGTCGCACCGACGATCCAGCCCTTCGCGTCGTGGCTGTTCACGGCCTATGTTCTGGCGGTGAACCTGCTGCTCGGAGCCGTGTTGCTCGCGCTATTCCCGCGGTTCTCCGACGGGGTTGCCGACCGCGTCGCGTCGGGCCCCCTGCGCTCCGGGCTGGTCGGGCTGCTCGTGTTCGTGGGGATTCCGATCCTCCTGATCGCGCTCGCGATCACCGTCGTCGGGATTCCGCTGTCGTTCGTTGGCGGCTTCGTGTTCGCCCTGTTGCTCTGGATCGGCATCATCTACGGTCGCTTCGCTGTCGCCATGTGGATCCTCTCGCTGGTCGGCCTCGGTAACCGTTGGCTCGCACTCGTCGTCGGGCTGGTTGCCGGTGCCGCCCTGTCTCGGCTTCCCGTCCCCATCGTCGGCGAGGCAATCAACCTGCTCGTCCTCCTGCTGGGACTCGGCGCGCTCGTTCGCGGTCTCTACGGCCACTGGCGTACCGCCCGAAACCGTGATCGCGAACAGCGAGTCGGCCCCGGCCCCGACGAACCGACCGCGGACTGA
- a CDS encoding replication factor C small subunit, whose translation MSEADAEAAEPTPGKTEVWIEKYRPERLDDIKGHEDIIPRLENYVEQDDLPHLLFAGPAGTGKTTAAKSIAREVYNDDWRENFLELNASDQRGIDVVRDRIKDFARSSFGGYDHRIIFLDEADALTSDAQSALRRTMEQFSNNTRFILSCNYSSQIIDPIQSRCAVFRFTELTESAIEAQVREIAATEDIEVTDDGVDALVYAADGDMRKAINALQAAAVMGETVDEETVFAITATARPEEVEAMVEHAIDGDFTAARAALEDLLTERGLAGGDVIDQLHRSAWEFDISEGATVRLLERLGEVDYRITEGANERLQLEAMLASLALDADD comes from the coding sequence ATGAGCGAGGCCGACGCCGAGGCGGCGGAGCCAACACCCGGCAAGACCGAAGTCTGGATCGAGAAGTACCGCCCGGAGCGGCTCGACGATATCAAGGGCCACGAAGATATCATTCCTCGGCTCGAGAACTACGTCGAGCAAGACGATCTCCCCCACCTCCTTTTCGCAGGCCCAGCAGGCACAGGAAAGACGACAGCAGCGAAGAGCATTGCTCGAGAAGTCTACAACGACGACTGGCGGGAGAACTTCCTCGAGCTCAACGCCTCCGACCAGCGCGGGATCGATGTCGTCCGCGACCGGATCAAGGACTTCGCGCGCTCGAGCTTTGGTGGCTACGACCACCGCATCATCTTTCTGGACGAGGCCGACGCGCTGACCTCCGACGCCCAGTCCGCGCTGCGCCGAACGATGGAGCAGTTCTCGAACAACACTCGGTTTATCCTCTCGTGTAACTACTCGAGCCAGATCATCGACCCCATCCAGTCGCGGTGTGCAGTCTTCCGATTCACCGAACTCACCGAGAGTGCCATCGAGGCACAGGTTCGGGAAATCGCCGCCACCGAGGATATCGAGGTGACCGACGACGGCGTCGACGCCCTGGTCTATGCGGCCGACGGCGACATGCGGAAGGCGATCAACGCCCTGCAGGCTGCCGCCGTGATGGGCGAGACCGTCGATGAGGAGACCGTCTTCGCGATCACTGCCACCGCCCGTCCCGAGGAGGTCGAGGCGATGGTCGAGCACGCTATCGACGGCGACTTCACCGCAGCCCGCGCCGCCTTGGAGGATCTCTTGACCGAGCGCGGGCTCGCCGGCGGTGACGTCATCGACCAACTGCATCGGTCGGCCTGGGAGTTCGACATCTCAGAGGGGGCGACGGTCCGCCTCCTCGAGCGACTCGGCGAAGTGGACTACCGAATCACTGAGGGCGCGAACGAGCGGCTGCAACTCGAGGCAATGCTCGCGTCGCTGGCGCTCGACGCGGATGACTGA